The window GTACCAGATCCTGCCCGGGCCGCCGCCGGCAGGCCGCGCCGCCCCCCCGAGCCCCGCGGCCACCGCGCCGGCTCCTTCGCTCTGCGTGGCCGGCTGTCCTGTGCCCGGCCGACGCGACACGGAGACCCGCGCCTCGAGTTCGAATCCCGGGGCGACGTGGCTGGCCTGCCGATGCTCGCGGATCGTGGCGGTCCACTGGTCATGAGGCCCGGCAAACTGCCAGCGCGTCGCCACGTCGCCGACTACCGTTTGCCCCGCCCCCGCCGCGACTGATTCGGTCGGCTCTGCCGACGCGTCCGGCTGGGCATCGACCCTACCATCGACATCCGCTGCAAGGGGTGCAGCATCGACCCCCCGCACTGGCACGCTGCCGACCGCCTCGACGACCAGTCTGGTCGGCACGCCGTCGACCGCCCCTTCGATCGTCCCGCTGATCCGGAGCGTACCCCGGCCAGCGGTGATTTCGGCGATTTCCCCGGCGAGTTCACCCGTCTCGATCGTGTCGATCGCCAGCAACCCCGCGGCAATGTCGGCCCCGACCTTCCAGGCCATCCCCACAACCGGATTCCCGGCGGGCCGCAACCCGTCGAGCAGCAGCGGGTCGAACGGCACGTCGAGCAGGTCGGCTTCGTCGCGGGTCAGGGAGGCGTCGGCCAGGTGGGGCGACGGGGCCGTGCCCTGCATCGCCACCTGAACCGTTCGGGCGTCGGGGCCGAGCAGGCTCCGCGTCGCGACACCGTCGATTTTCAGATCGGCGACGGCGTCGAGATACCGGCGCACAACCAGCGATTTTGCCGGGGAATTCGCCGGTTCCTGGCCCGAAGATGCCTGTCCTTTGGCCTCCGAAGATGCCTGTCCTTTGGGGGCGGGTTCCTCGACGAAGTCGAACCGGCCCGTCACCGTGATCGGCCGGCGGACAGGCTCGGCACCCCGGCCCGCAGGTGCGAAAATCTGCCCCTCCACGTCGAGCGTCTGCCGTACGCGAATCGGCTCCGCACCCACGCCCGACACTGCCCACACCGAAAGACCAACCGCACAAACCCCAGGCACTAAAAGGCAGGCCGGCACAACCAACCGTCGCTTCAAACGCCCCAAGTTTCCCATTCTCACCAGCCCCCTTGGCTTTCGAGACCGAAGGCCATCCCCCAACCAAGGTCCAGTCCCCTGATTCGCGGCCACAACCACCCTCTTCTCAGAGGGTTTTCGACAGAACGGCCACCCGGCCCCCAACTTGACTCCGGCCCTCGGACACCAAGTGTCTGCTTGGCCTGCGAGTCCGCCACGTTCCCAAAACGGCCCGCGGGCAATGCCCCGCCCGAGCCGGTCCCACCACCTCGATCGGGCCTCGCAAGTGCAACGCCACCAGAGAGTTGCGGATGGAAGCCGCCTGCCGGGAGGGTGCCGACTAAAACGCCCCGGAGAAAAACCTTCAAGATTTTCCCGTTCCAGTGAACACTTGGTTTTGGTGTGCGTATAACTCTCGCGTCCTTCGGATTGGTGCGACGGGGGTTATGGATGACCCCCAGGGACGTGGCCGGCTTCGGCCGGCGAGTGGTCGCTTCAGGGTGTGGGGTCGAGCCGGAACAAGCCGGTGCGACACGAGTCCTTACGACAGCCTTCGGCATCGGATGCCGAACAGGAGAAACGTCATGCGTGCCAACGATTCGGGTTCTCTCGTCCATCTGTTCGGTGGTGAGCGTGCCGGGGTTGATCAGGGGATTCCGTATCCCCGTCACGCCGACGCGGGCATGGGGTCCGACTGTGGGGCCGCCGGCGAGCCGGCACCGGGCATCGACTCGACGCCCGCCCCCGGCGACGAGGTGCTCTCCATCGAGGACCTCGCCCGCCGGTTCAACGTCTCCACCAAGACCATCTCGCGCTGGCGGTCGCACGGCCTCGTCGCGCAGCGTTACGTCGTCGACGGCCGGCGCCGGGTCGGGTTCCTCGCCAGTACCGTCGACCGCTTCATGCACGACAACCCACTGCGGATCGAGCGCGGCGCCAAGTTCAGCCAGCTCTCGGGAGATGAGCACGACAAGATCATGGGCTGGGCCAAGCGGCTGGCGGTGGCCGGCGCCTGCCCGGCCGACGTCCACCGGCGGATCGCCCAGCGGCTCGGCCGCAGCGTGGAGACGATCCGCTACACGATCAAGCGGCACGACCAGGAGCATCCCGATGCGGCCGTCTTCCCGGCGGCTGACGGCCGGCTCCGCCCGGAGAGCTGCGCCCGGATCTACCAGCACCACCTGCGGGGCGAGGCGGTGGACTCGATCGCCCGGCGCTACAACCGCTCCAAGGCGAGCATCTACCGGGTGATCCTCACACAGCGGGCCGAGCACATCCAGCAGCTGCCGCTCGACTTCATGCCCAACGCCCTGTTCGCGCGCACGAGCGCCGAGAAGGTGGTCAACCAGCCGTTCCCCGGACTCACCGATGCGAAGCGGGTCCGCCGGCCGACCGGCCTGCCCGCCTACCTCGCCAGCCTGTACGAGGTGCCGCTCCTGACACGCGAGCAGGAGGTGTGGCTGTTCCGCAAGTTCAACTACCTGAAGTTCAAGGCCAGCAAGCTCCGCGAGCAGCTCGATGCCGAGAACCCGAGCGGCCGGATGATGGACCACATCGAACGGCTCTACGACGAGATCGTCGAGATCAAGAACCGGATCGTGCGAGCCAACCTGCGGCTCGTGGTCTCGATCGCCAAGCGCCGGGTGTCGGCCGGTGACAGCTTCTTCGACCTGGTCAGCGACGGCAACATGTCACTGATCCGCGCGGTCGAGAAGTTCGATTACGCCCGCGGCAACAAGTTCAGCACCTACGCGTCGTGGGCGATCATGAAGAATTACGCCCGCACGATCCCCGACGAGCACAAGCGCCGGGATCGGTTCCGGGCCGCCGACATGGAGCTGCTCCATGAGGCCGCCGACAAGCGGGCCGACGAGTACCAGCAGCGGATCGCCGCCAGCGACCGGCTCCAGCAGGTGGGCAAGTTCCTCGACCGGCTCGACCAGCGGGAGCAGACGATCATCATTCGCCGCTACGGGCTCGACCACGAGCACGCGCCGCAGACCCTCAAGGAGGTCGGCTGCGCCCTCGGCGTCACCAAGGAGCGGGTCCGCCAGATCGAGGCCAAGGCGATCGAGAAGCTCCGCGAGGCCGCGGCGGCCGAGGCGATGCTCCCCGAGCTCGAGTGAGCGGGGAGCGGCCGGCCGCCGCCTGCCAGGCGACTGGTCCCGCGGCGCGATTCGCCCCGCGGCGCGATTCGCCCCGCGGCGCGATTCGCCCCGCGGCGTGATTCGCCCCGCGGCTCAGGCTCTGTCTGAAAACGTTGCTCGGCAGTTCTTCGTTGACTTCGCCAGCCGTATCGCCTTGATACGGCTTGGCTCAGCCGCCTCGATCCGCTCAAAAATCCGCGCCGCAGCCAATCCCGCCCAGTTTTCAGACAGAACCTAGCGGGTGCGGCTGTCGCGCCGGGCCTGCGACCGCTGGCCACGGGCCAGCATGTGGCCGCCGCGGCGGGTGGTCTGGCCGTCGAACTTGAGCCGGGCCACCGTCGCCGCCGCCCGCGCCTTGCGCTGCTTGGCCACGTCGAAGCCGATGAGCTGACCCGTGCCCTGAGCGGCGAGCTTCTTCCCCGACGCCACCTTGGCGGGCTTGACGAGCGTGCGGCCTGCCGACTTCTTCCGGCCCGCGGCAGCGGCCGGCACGACCGGTGTTGGCGCGGACTTCGCCGGCTTCAGCGTTGCCGGCTTCAGCGCCGGCTTCAGAGCCGCCGGCTTCTTGGCCAGCGCCGCGGCCGTCTGCGTCATCTCCGCCCGCAGCCCGGCCCGTGCCGAGCGATGCGTCGCCTGCCGGGCGGCCTTGCCAGTGGCCCGCGCGGCGACACCCTTGACCGTGGCCGCGACCGTGCCGCCGAACTCCGCAAGCCGGGCCTCGAGCCGGGCCACGGCGCCGCGGAAGAGTTCGTGCTTCTCCCGGCTGCGGGCGTTGGCCGCGCCGCGGTCCTTCGTCCGCTTGTTCGAACGGCTCTGCGACTCGTGCAGGCCGCGCCACTTGTCGCTGAGTTCGCGGGTCTGCTTGATGAGTTTCTGCACCTCCTGCTGCGTCGCCTTGGCGAGCGCCGACCCGGTCGTGGCCTCGAGCACCCCGCGCTCGGCGGAGGTGAGCAGGCCGCGCAGGGCGGCGATCGGGCTGGTGGGACGGGAGGACGAGGCCATGAGTCGAGTTCCTTGTCAGGTGCGAAATGAGTGCGATGCCACGTGGCACGCCCAAGAATAGCAGACGGAGGCCGGCTGAGGCGGCGCGGCC of the Planctomycetia bacterium genome contains:
- a CDS encoding DNA-directed RNA polymerase sigma-70 factor → MRANDSGSLVHLFGGERAGVDQGIPYPRHADAGMGSDCGAAGEPAPGIDSTPAPGDEVLSIEDLARRFNVSTKTISRWRSHGLVAQRYVVDGRRRVGFLASTVDRFMHDNPLRIERGAKFSQLSGDEHDKIMGWAKRLAVAGACPADVHRRIAQRLGRSVETIRYTIKRHDQEHPDAAVFPAADGRLRPESCARIYQHHLRGEAVDSIARRYNRSKASIYRVILTQRAEHIQQLPLDFMPNALFARTSAEKVVNQPFPGLTDAKRVRRPTGLPAYLASLYEVPLLTREQEVWLFRKFNYLKFKASKLREQLDAENPSGRMMDHIERLYDEIVEIKNRIVRANLRLVVSIAKRRVSAGDSFFDLVSDGNMSLIRAVEKFDYARGNKFSTYASWAIMKNYARTIPDEHKRRDRFRAADMELLHEAADKRADEYQQRIAASDRLQQVGKFLDRLDQREQTIIIRRYGLDHEHAPQTLKEVGCALGVTKERVRQIEAKAIEKLREAAAAEAMLPELE